A region of Homo sapiens chromosome 17, GRCh38.p14 Primary Assembly DNA encodes the following proteins:
- the KCNH6 gene encoding voltage-gated inwardly rectifying potassium channel KCNH6 isoform X12, which produces MFILNFEDLAQLLAKCSSRSLSQRLLSQSFLGSEGSHGRPGGPGPGTGRGKYRTISQIPQFTLNFVEFNLEKHRSSSTTEIEIIAPHKVVERTQNVTEKVTQVLSLGADVLPEYKLQAPRIHRWTILHYSPFKAVWDWLILLLVIYTAVFTPYSAAFLLSDQDESRRGACSYTCSPLTVVDLIVDIMFVVDIVINFRTTYVNTNDEVVSHPRRIAVHYFKGWFLIDMVAAIPFDLLIFRTGSDETTTLIGLLKTARLLRLVRVARKLDRYSEYGAAVLFLLMCTFALIAHWLACIWYAIGNVERPYLEHKIGWLDSLGVQLGKRYNGSDPASGPSVQDKYVTALYFTFSSLTSVGFGNVSPNTNSEKVFSICVMLIGSLMYASIFGNVSAIIQRLYSGTARYHTQMLRVKEFIRFHQIPNPLRQRLEEYFQHAWSYTNGIDMNAVLKGFPECLQADICLHLHRALLQHCPAFSGAGKGCLRALAVKFKTTHAPPGDTLVHLGDVLSTLYFISRGSIEILRDDVVVAILGKNDIFGEPVSLHAQPGKSSADVRALTYCDLHKIQRADLLEVLDMYPAFAESFWSKLEVTFNLRDAAGGLHSSPRQAPGSQDHQGFFLSDNQSGSPHELGPQFPSKGYSLLGPGSQNSMGAGPCAPGHPDAAPPLSISDASGLWPELLQEMPPRHSPQSPQEDPDCWPLKLGSRLEQLQAQMNRLESRVSSDLSRILQLLQKPMPQGHASYILEAPASNDLALVPIASETTSPGPRLPQGFLPPAQTPSYGDLDDCSPKHRNSSPRMPHLAVATDKTLAPSSEQEQPEGLWPPLASPLHPLEVQGLICGPCFSSLPEHLGSVPKQLDFQRHGSDPGFAGSWGH; this is translated from the exons ATGTTCATTCTCAACTTCGAGGACCTGGCCCAGCTCCTGGCCAAGTGCAGCAGCCGCAGCTTGTCCCAGCGCCTGTTGTCCCAGAGCTTCCTGGGCTCCG AGGGCTCTCATGGCAGGCCAGGCGgaccagggccaggcacaggcAGGGGCAAGTACAGGACCATCAGCCAGATCCCACAGTTCACGCTCAACTTCGTGGAGTTCAACTTGGAGAAGCACCGCTCCAGCTCCACCACGGAGATTGAGATCATCGCGCCCCATAAGGTGGTGGAGCGGACACAGAACGTCACTGAGAAGGTCACCCAG GTCCTGTCCCTGGGCGCGGATGTGCTGCCGGAGTACAAGCTGCAGGCGCCGCGCATCCACCGCTGGACCATCCTGCACTACAGCCCCTTCAAGGCCGTGTGGGACTGGCTCATCCTGCTGCTGGTCATCTACACGGCTGTCTTCACGCCCTACTCAGCCGCCTTCCTGCTCAGCGATCAGGACGAATCACGGCGTGGGGCCTGCAGCTATACCTGCAGTCCCCTCACTGTGGTGGATCTCATCGTGGACATCATGTTCGTCGTGGACATCGTCATCAACTTCCGCACCACCTATGTCAACACCAATGATGAGGTGGTCAGCCACCCCCGCCGCATCGCCGTCCACTACTTCAAGGGCTGGTTCCTCATTGACATGGTGGCCGCCATCCCTTTCGACCTCCTGATCTTCCGCACTGGCTCCGATGAG ACCACAACCCTGATTGGGCTATTGAAGACAGCGCGGCTGCTGCGGCTGGTGCGCGTAGCACGGAAGCTGGACCGCTACTCTGAGTATGGGGCGGCTGTGCTCTTCTTGCTCATGTGCACCTTCGCGCTCATAGCGCACTGGCTGGCCTGCATCTGGTACGCCATCGGCAATGTGGAGCGGCCCTACCTAGAACACAAGATCGGCTGGCTGGACAGCCTGGGTGTGCAGCTTGGCAAGCGCTACAACGGCAGCGACCCAGCCTCGGGCCCCTCGGTGCAGGACAAGTATGTCACAGCCCTCTACTTCACCTTCAGCAGCCTCACCAGCGTGGGCTTCGGCAATGTCTCGCCCAACACCAACTCCGAGAAGGTCTTCTCCATCTGCGTCATGCTCATCGGCT ccctgATGTACGCCAGCATCTTCGGGAACGTGTCCGCGATCATCCAGCGCCTGTACTCGGGCACCGCGCGCTACCACACGCAGATGCTGCGTGTCAAGGAGTTCATCCGCTTCCACCAGATCCCCAACCCACTGCGCCAGCGCCTGGAGGAGTATTTCCAGCACGCCTGGTCCTACACCAATGGCATTGACATGAACGCG GTGCTGAAGGGCTTCCCCGAGTGCCTGCAGGCTGACATCTGCCTGCACCTGCACCGCGCACTGCTGCAGCACTGCCCAGCTTTCAGCGGCGCCGGCAAGGGCTGCCTGCGCGCGCTAGCCGTCAAGTTCAAGACCACCCACGCGCCGCCTGGGGACACGCTGGTGCACCTCGGCGACGTGCTCTCCACCCTCTACTTCATCTCCCGAGGCTCCATCGAGATCCTGCGCGACGACGTGGTCGTGGCCATCCTAG GAAAGAATGACATCTTTGGGGAACCCGtcagcctccatgcccagccaggcAAGTCCAGTGCAGACGTGCGGGCTCTGACCTACTGCGACCTGCACAAGATCCAGCGGGCAGATCTGCTGGAGGTGCTGGACATGTACCCGGCCTTTGCGGAGAGCTTCTGGAGTAAGCTGGAGGTCACCTTCAACCTGCGGGAC GCAGCCGGGGGTCTCCACTCATCCCCCCGACAGGCTCCTGGCAGCCAAGACCACCAAGGTTTCTTTCTCAGTGACAACCAGTCAG GGTCTCCCCATGAGCTGGGGCCCCAGTTCCCCTCTAAGGGCTACAGCCTCCTGGGTCCTGGGAGCCAGAACTCCATGGGGGCAGGACCTTGTGCTCCAGGGCACCCAG ATGCAGCCCCTCCCCTGAGCATCTCAGATGCATCTGGCCTCTGGCCTGAGCTACTGCAGGAAATGCCCCCAAGGCACAGCCCCCAAAGCCCTCAGGAAGACCCAGATTGCTGGCCTCTGAAGCTGGGCTCCAGGCTAGAGCAGCTCCAGGCCCAGATGAACAG GCTGGAGTCCCGCGTGTCCTCAGACCTCAGCCGCATCTTGCAGCTCCTCCAGAAGCCCATGCCCCAGGGCCACGCCAGCTACATTCTGGAAGCCCCTGCCTCCAATGACCTGGCCTTGGTTCCTATAGCCTCGGAGACGACGAGTCCAGGGCCCAGGCTGCCCCAGGGCTTTCTGCCTCCTGCACAG ACCCCAAGCTATGGAGACTTGGATGACTGTAGTCCAAAGCACAGGAACTCCTCCCCCAGGATGCCTCACCTGGCTGTGGCAACGGACAAAACTCTGGCACCATCCTCAGAACAGGAACAGCCTGAGGGGCTCTGGCCACCCCTAGCCTCACCTCTACATCCCCTGGAAGTACAAGGACTCATCTGTGGTCcctgcttctcctccctccctgaaCACCTTGGCTCTGTTCCCAAGCAGCTGGACTTCCAGAGACATGGCTCAGATCCTGGATTTGCAGGGAGTTGGGGCCACTGA
- the KCNH6 gene encoding voltage-gated inwardly rectifying potassium channel KCNH6 isoform 4 (isoform 4 is encoded by transcript variant 4), which translates to MFILNFEDLAQLLAKCSSRSLSQRLLSQSFLGSEGSHGRPGGPGPGTGRGKYRTISQIPQFTLNFVEFNLEKHRSSSTTEIEIIAPHKVVERTQNVTEKVTQVLSLGADVLPEYKLQAPRIHRWTILHYSPFKAVWDWLILLLVIYTAVFTPYSAAFLLSDQDESRRGACSYTCSPLTVVDLIVDIMFVVDIVINFRTTYVNTNDEVVSHPRRIAVHYFKGWFLIDMVAAIPFDLLIFRTGSDETTTLIGLLKTARLLRLVRVARKLDRYSEYGAAVLFLLMCTFALIAHWLACIWYAIGNVERPYLEHKIGWLDSLGVQLGKRYNGSDPASGPSVQDKYVTALYFTFSSLTSVGFGNVSPNTNSEKVFSICVMLIGSLMYASIFGNVSAIIQRLYSGTARYHTQMLRVKEFIRFHQIPNPLRQRLEEYFQHAWSYTNGIDMNAVLKGFPECLQADICLHLHRALLQHCPAFSGAGKGCLRALAVKFKTTHAPPGDTLVHLGDVLSTLYFISRGSIEILRDDVVVAILGKNDIFGEPVSLHAQPGKSSADVRALTYCDLHKIQRADLLEVLDMYPAFAESFWSKLEVTFNLRDAAGGLHSSPRQAPGSQDHQGFFLSDNQSDAAPPLSISDASGLWPELLQEMPPRHSPQSPQEDPDCWPLKLGSRLEQLQAQMNRLESRVSSDLSRILQLLQKPMPQGHASYILEAPASNDLALVPIASETTSPGPRLPQGFLPPAQTPSYGDLDDCSPKHRNSSPRMPHLAVATDKTLAPSSEQEQPEGLWPPLASPLHPLEVQGLICGPCFSSLPEHLGSVPKQLDFQRHGSDPGFAGSWGH; encoded by the exons ATGTTCATTCTCAACTTCGAGGACCTGGCCCAGCTCCTGGCCAAGTGCAGCAGCCGCAGCTTGTCCCAGCGCCTGTTGTCCCAGAGCTTCCTGGGCTCCG AGGGCTCTCATGGCAGGCCAGGCGgaccagggccaggcacaggcAGGGGCAAGTACAGGACCATCAGCCAGATCCCACAGTTCACGCTCAACTTCGTGGAGTTCAACTTGGAGAAGCACCGCTCCAGCTCCACCACGGAGATTGAGATCATCGCGCCCCATAAGGTGGTGGAGCGGACACAGAACGTCACTGAGAAGGTCACCCAG GTCCTGTCCCTGGGCGCGGATGTGCTGCCGGAGTACAAGCTGCAGGCGCCGCGCATCCACCGCTGGACCATCCTGCACTACAGCCCCTTCAAGGCCGTGTGGGACTGGCTCATCCTGCTGCTGGTCATCTACACGGCTGTCTTCACGCCCTACTCAGCCGCCTTCCTGCTCAGCGATCAGGACGAATCACGGCGTGGGGCCTGCAGCTATACCTGCAGTCCCCTCACTGTGGTGGATCTCATCGTGGACATCATGTTCGTCGTGGACATCGTCATCAACTTCCGCACCACCTATGTCAACACCAATGATGAGGTGGTCAGCCACCCCCGCCGCATCGCCGTCCACTACTTCAAGGGCTGGTTCCTCATTGACATGGTGGCCGCCATCCCTTTCGACCTCCTGATCTTCCGCACTGGCTCCGATGAG ACCACAACCCTGATTGGGCTATTGAAGACAGCGCGGCTGCTGCGGCTGGTGCGCGTAGCACGGAAGCTGGACCGCTACTCTGAGTATGGGGCGGCTGTGCTCTTCTTGCTCATGTGCACCTTCGCGCTCATAGCGCACTGGCTGGCCTGCATCTGGTACGCCATCGGCAATGTGGAGCGGCCCTACCTAGAACACAAGATCGGCTGGCTGGACAGCCTGGGTGTGCAGCTTGGCAAGCGCTACAACGGCAGCGACCCAGCCTCGGGCCCCTCGGTGCAGGACAAGTATGTCACAGCCCTCTACTTCACCTTCAGCAGCCTCACCAGCGTGGGCTTCGGCAATGTCTCGCCCAACACCAACTCCGAGAAGGTCTTCTCCATCTGCGTCATGCTCATCGGCT ccctgATGTACGCCAGCATCTTCGGGAACGTGTCCGCGATCATCCAGCGCCTGTACTCGGGCACCGCGCGCTACCACACGCAGATGCTGCGTGTCAAGGAGTTCATCCGCTTCCACCAGATCCCCAACCCACTGCGCCAGCGCCTGGAGGAGTATTTCCAGCACGCCTGGTCCTACACCAATGGCATTGACATGAACGCG GTGCTGAAGGGCTTCCCCGAGTGCCTGCAGGCTGACATCTGCCTGCACCTGCACCGCGCACTGCTGCAGCACTGCCCAGCTTTCAGCGGCGCCGGCAAGGGCTGCCTGCGCGCGCTAGCCGTCAAGTTCAAGACCACCCACGCGCCGCCTGGGGACACGCTGGTGCACCTCGGCGACGTGCTCTCCACCCTCTACTTCATCTCCCGAGGCTCCATCGAGATCCTGCGCGACGACGTGGTCGTGGCCATCCTAG GAAAGAATGACATCTTTGGGGAACCCGtcagcctccatgcccagccaggcAAGTCCAGTGCAGACGTGCGGGCTCTGACCTACTGCGACCTGCACAAGATCCAGCGGGCAGATCTGCTGGAGGTGCTGGACATGTACCCGGCCTTTGCGGAGAGCTTCTGGAGTAAGCTGGAGGTCACCTTCAACCTGCGGGAC GCAGCCGGGGGTCTCCACTCATCCCCCCGACAGGCTCCTGGCAGCCAAGACCACCAAGGTTTCTTTCTCAGTGACAACCAGTCAG ATGCAGCCCCTCCCCTGAGCATCTCAGATGCATCTGGCCTCTGGCCTGAGCTACTGCAGGAAATGCCCCCAAGGCACAGCCCCCAAAGCCCTCAGGAAGACCCAGATTGCTGGCCTCTGAAGCTGGGCTCCAGGCTAGAGCAGCTCCAGGCCCAGATGAACAG GCTGGAGTCCCGCGTGTCCTCAGACCTCAGCCGCATCTTGCAGCTCCTCCAGAAGCCCATGCCCCAGGGCCACGCCAGCTACATTCTGGAAGCCCCTGCCTCCAATGACCTGGCCTTGGTTCCTATAGCCTCGGAGACGACGAGTCCAGGGCCCAGGCTGCCCCAGGGCTTTCTGCCTCCTGCACAG ACCCCAAGCTATGGAGACTTGGATGACTGTAGTCCAAAGCACAGGAACTCCTCCCCCAGGATGCCTCACCTGGCTGTGGCAACGGACAAAACTCTGGCACCATCCTCAGAACAGGAACAGCCTGAGGGGCTCTGGCCACCCCTAGCCTCACCTCTACATCCCCTGGAAGTACAAGGACTCATCTGTGGTCcctgcttctcctccctccctgaaCACCTTGGCTCTGTTCCCAAGCAGCTGGACTTCCAGAGACATGGCTCAGATCCTGGATTTGCAGGGAGTTGGGGCCACTGA